Proteins encoded in a region of the Prunus persica cultivar Lovell chromosome G4, Prunus_persica_NCBIv2, whole genome shotgun sequence genome:
- the LOC109948398 gene encoding uncharacterized protein LOC109948398 isoform X4: MIWEAMNKDYDKEKSRKRARMAKKATRAKKPEKAVKVSTVMDTKNRLSSKINYDALDKLNEELGYAPAFEEGTKSNCGNPGDMQLSNEKNNFEGSHDDDFEHESNGYSEEVEARQGHDDDTYVANDQYNGCNYDDEYNYDEECDFDEL; encoded by the exons ATGATTTGGGAAGCAATGAACAAGGACTATGATAAG GAAAAGAGTAGAAAACGCGCTAGAATGGCCAAGAAAGCTACTCGTGCTAAAAAGCCAGAAAAGGCTGTCAAAGTTTCTACTGTGATGGATACTAAGAAT AGGCTGAGTTCAAAAATCAACTATGATGCTTTGgataaattaaatgaagaGCTT GGTTATGCACCTGCATTTGAAGAAGGCACAAAGTCTAATTGTGGCAATCCAGGTGATATGCAACTGTCAAATGAGAAGAACAATTTTGAAGGCAgtcatgatgatgattttgagcATGAAAGTAATGGATACAGTGAAGAGGTTGAAGCCAGACAAGGCCATGATGATGATACATATGTTGCAAATGACCAATATAATGGATGCAACTATGATGACGAATACAATTATGATGAGGAATGCGATTTTGACGAATTATga
- the LOC18779034 gene encoding acyl-coenzyme A thioesterase 13: protein MAWAKGFWRNEETSIESVKKFLENECEMAMTMDGLPDKFFESFIMKGIKVDLLEPSRIVCSFKVPPRLLKGGNFMHGAAYAYPGEEVEIEAKALRVWKAIGVASVELRKKKTCKIMAQGRHTKYLALTTKI from the exons ATGGCATGGGCTAAGG GCTTCTGGAGAAATGAGGAAACAAGTATAGAGTCAGTGAAGAAGTTCTTAGAGAATGAATGTGAAATGGCAATGACAATGGATGGGTTGCCAGACAAGTTCTTTGAGTCCTTTATCATGAAAGGCATTAAAGTTGATCTCCTTGAACCAAGTCGTATTGTTTGCTCCTTCAAAGTACCCCCTCGTTTGTTGAAAGGAGGCAATTTCATGCACGGTGCAGCCTATGCTTACCCTGGTGAGGAAGTTGAGATTGAGGCCAAGGCTTTACGAGTTTGGAAGGCAATTGGTGTTGCCAGTGTTGAgttaaggaagaagaagacatgtAAAATTATGGCTCAGGGCCGTCATACCAAGTACCTTGCTCTCACTACCAAAATCTAA
- the LOC109948398 gene encoding uncharacterized protein LOC109948398 isoform X3, with protein sequence MNRSKQAALFKRMIWEAMNKDYDKEKSRKRARMAKKATRAKKPEKAVKVSTVMDTKNRLSSKINYDALDKLNEELGYAPAFEEGTKSNCGNPGDMQLSNEKNNFEGSHDDDFEHESNGYSEEVEARQGHDDDTYVANDQYNGCNYDDEYNYDEECDFDEL encoded by the exons ATGAATAGAAG CAAGCAGGCGGCACTGTTTAAAAGAATGATTTGGGAAGCAATGAACAAGGACTATGATAAG GAAAAGAGTAGAAAACGCGCTAGAATGGCCAAGAAAGCTACTCGTGCTAAAAAGCCAGAAAAGGCTGTCAAAGTTTCTACTGTGATGGATACTAAGAAT AGGCTGAGTTCAAAAATCAACTATGATGCTTTGgataaattaaatgaagaGCTT GGTTATGCACCTGCATTTGAAGAAGGCACAAAGTCTAATTGTGGCAATCCAGGTGATATGCAACTGTCAAATGAGAAGAACAATTTTGAAGGCAgtcatgatgatgattttgagcATGAAAGTAATGGATACAGTGAAGAGGTTGAAGCCAGACAAGGCCATGATGATGATACATATGTTGCAAATGACCAATATAATGGATGCAACTATGATGACGAATACAATTATGATGAGGAATGCGATTTTGACGAATTATga
- the LOC109948398 gene encoding uncharacterized protein LOC109948398 isoform X2 has product MVMSQKASLILTMQSKQAALFKRMIWEAMNKDYDKEKSRKRARMAKKATRAKKPEKAVKVSTVMDTKNRLSSKINYDALDKLNEELGYAPAFEEGTKSNCGNPGDMQLSNEKNNFEGSHDDDFEHESNGYSEEVEARQGHDDDTYVANDQYNGCNYDDEYNYDEECDFDEL; this is encoded by the exons ATGGTGATGTCTCAGAAAGCCTCTCTGATATTGACGATGCAGAG CAAGCAGGCGGCACTGTTTAAAAGAATGATTTGGGAAGCAATGAACAAGGACTATGATAAG GAAAAGAGTAGAAAACGCGCTAGAATGGCCAAGAAAGCTACTCGTGCTAAAAAGCCAGAAAAGGCTGTCAAAGTTTCTACTGTGATGGATACTAAGAAT AGGCTGAGTTCAAAAATCAACTATGATGCTTTGgataaattaaatgaagaGCTT GGTTATGCACCTGCATTTGAAGAAGGCACAAAGTCTAATTGTGGCAATCCAGGTGATATGCAACTGTCAAATGAGAAGAACAATTTTGAAGGCAgtcatgatgatgattttgagcATGAAAGTAATGGATACAGTGAAGAGGTTGAAGCCAGACAAGGCCATGATGATGATACATATGTTGCAAATGACCAATATAATGGATGCAACTATGATGACGAATACAATTATGATGAGGAATGCGATTTTGACGAATTATga
- the LOC109948398 gene encoding uncharacterized protein LOC109948398 isoform X1 — MSPADGDVSESLSDIDDAEVVGYLNSKQAALFKRMIWEAMNKDYDKEKSRKRARMAKKATRAKKPEKAVKVSTVMDTKNRLSSKINYDALDKLNEELGYAPAFEEGTKSNCGNPGDMQLSNEKNNFEGSHDDDFEHESNGYSEEVEARQGHDDDTYVANDQYNGCNYDDEYNYDEECDFDEL, encoded by the exons ATGTCACCTGCGGATGGTGATGTCTCAGAAAGCCTCTCTGATATTGACGATGCAGAG GTTGTTGGCTACCTTAACAGCAAGCAGGCGGCACTGTTTAAAAGAATGATTTGGGAAGCAATGAACAAGGACTATGATAAG GAAAAGAGTAGAAAACGCGCTAGAATGGCCAAGAAAGCTACTCGTGCTAAAAAGCCAGAAAAGGCTGTCAAAGTTTCTACTGTGATGGATACTAAGAAT AGGCTGAGTTCAAAAATCAACTATGATGCTTTGgataaattaaatgaagaGCTT GGTTATGCACCTGCATTTGAAGAAGGCACAAAGTCTAATTGTGGCAATCCAGGTGATATGCAACTGTCAAATGAGAAGAACAATTTTGAAGGCAgtcatgatgatgattttgagcATGAAAGTAATGGATACAGTGAAGAGGTTGAAGCCAGACAAGGCCATGATGATGATACATATGTTGCAAATGACCAATATAATGGATGCAACTATGATGACGAATACAATTATGATGAGGAATGCGATTTTGACGAATTATga